The following proteins come from a genomic window of Bradyrhizobium paxllaeri:
- a CDS encoding esterase-like activity of phytase family protein, producing the protein MPPPIGRRRLLKYAAAGLSLTAMPAIAAAQTAVQRPPKQATPDEFTVSTPVSIDVNARPLPSFDTRDRSRVRFGELEYRSGLILTSRFRGFGGLSGLRLDAKGERFIAISDKGGWFTGRIVYKGREMAGLDDVEASPMIGPDGKPITSRGWFDTEALALDGSLVYVGLERVNQILRFDFARGFTRAHGELIQLPLGVRKLPYNKGIEALVVVPKGLALAGTLIAISERGLDAQGNITAFLIGGKSLGLFSIRRTDNFDVSDAVLLPSGGLLLLERKFSWLGGVGIRIRRIALASIVPGAVIDGPAIFEADLGNEIDNMEGIDAHVTAEGETVLTLVSDDNFSMIQRNLLLQFTLVE; encoded by the coding sequence ATGCCCCCACCCATAGGCCGCCGCCGCCTTTTGAAATATGCAGCGGCGGGGCTTTCGTTAACGGCCATGCCGGCCATCGCGGCTGCGCAAACGGCCGTCCAGCGGCCGCCGAAGCAGGCGACTCCTGACGAGTTCACCGTCAGCACCCCGGTTTCGATCGACGTCAACGCCCGGCCGCTACCCTCGTTCGATACCCGCGACCGGTCGCGGGTGCGGTTCGGCGAACTCGAATATCGCAGCGGCCTCATTCTCACTTCGCGCTTTCGCGGCTTCGGCGGATTGTCGGGGCTGCGGCTGGACGCCAAGGGCGAGCGCTTCATCGCCATCAGCGACAAGGGCGGCTGGTTCACCGGCCGCATCGTCTACAAGGGCCGCGAAATGGCCGGGCTCGACGATGTCGAGGCCTCGCCGATGATCGGCCCCGACGGCAAGCCGATCACCTCGCGCGGCTGGTTCGACACCGAGGCGCTCGCGCTCGACGGTTCGCTGGTCTATGTCGGGCTCGAGCGCGTCAACCAGATACTGCGCTTCGACTTTGCCAGGGGATTCACGCGCGCACACGGCGAGTTGATTCAACTGCCGCTGGGCGTGCGCAAGCTGCCCTACAACAAGGGCATCGAGGCGCTGGTGGTGGTGCCGAAGGGCTTGGCCCTGGCGGGAACGCTGATCGCGATCTCCGAACGCGGGCTCGACGCGCAGGGCAACATCACAGCCTTCCTGATCGGCGGCAAGTCGCTGGGGCTGTTCAGCATCCGCCGCACCGACAATTTCGACGTCAGCGACGCGGTGCTGCTGCCCTCCGGCGGGCTGTTGCTGCTGGAACGCAAATTCTCCTGGCTCGGTGGGGTCGGCATCCGCATCCGCCGCATCGCGCTCGCCTCCATCGTCCCCGGGGCGGTGATCGACGGTCCCGCGATATTCGAGGCCGATCTCGGCAACGAGATCGACAACATGGAAGGCATTGACGCCCATGTGACGGCCGAGGGCGAGACGGTGCTGACGCTCGTCTCCGACGACAATTTCTCGATGATCCAGCGCAATCTGCTGCTGCAATTCACGCTGGTGGAGTAG
- a CDS encoding NADH:flavin oxidoreductase/NADH oxidase produces MSALFTPIKLRGLNLANRIMVAPMCQYSSVDGEANDWHFTHINSLALSGAAIFCIEATAVEASGRITPGCLGLYNDATEAALKPILASVRKRSKAAVMMQLAHAGRKASSHTPWDGGQLIPVSEGGWRAEGPSAIPHKQGETPPVAFDAAGLARVREAFVAATKRAERLGIDAIEVHSAHGYLLHQFLSPISNQRTDQYGGSLANRMRFPLEVFDAVRAAFAHDKPVGLRVSCTDWVEGGWDLAQTIEFAHELKKHGVDWIDASSGGVSPLQKIPLGPGYQVPFAQAIREATGLITIAVGLITEPKQAEEIVASGKADMVALARAMLYDPRWGWHAAAELGGEVFAPPQYWRSQPSTQKALFGATTFGTR; encoded by the coding sequence ATGAGCGCTCTGTTTACCCCGATCAAGCTGCGCGGCCTCAACCTTGCCAACCGCATCATGGTGGCGCCGATGTGCCAGTACTCGTCCGTCGATGGCGAGGCCAATGACTGGCACTTCACCCACATCAATTCGCTGGCGCTGTCGGGCGCCGCGATCTTCTGCATCGAGGCGACGGCGGTGGAGGCGTCTGGCCGCATCACGCCGGGCTGCCTCGGCCTCTACAACGACGCCACCGAAGCCGCGCTGAAGCCGATCCTCGCCTCGGTGCGGAAGCGCTCGAAGGCAGCGGTGATGATGCAGCTCGCCCATGCCGGCCGCAAGGCGTCGAGCCATACGCCGTGGGACGGCGGACAACTGATCCCCGTCAGCGAAGGCGGCTGGCGGGCGGAGGGGCCGTCGGCGATCCCGCACAAGCAGGGCGAGACGCCGCCGGTTGCGTTCGACGCCGCCGGCCTTGCCCGCGTGCGCGAGGCGTTCGTAGCGGCGACGAAGCGCGCCGAGCGGCTCGGCATCGACGCCATCGAGGTGCATTCGGCGCACGGCTATCTCTTGCACCAGTTCCTGTCGCCGATATCAAACCAGCGCACCGATCAATATGGCGGCTCGCTTGCGAACCGCATGCGCTTTCCGCTCGAAGTGTTCGACGCGGTGCGCGCGGCGTTTGCGCACGACAAGCCGGTCGGATTGCGCGTCTCCTGCACCGACTGGGTCGAGGGCGGCTGGGATCTGGCGCAGACCATCGAATTCGCGCATGAACTGAAGAAGCACGGCGTCGACTGGATCGACGCGTCCTCGGGCGGCGTGTCGCCGCTGCAGAAGATTCCGCTCGGCCCCGGCTATCAGGTGCCGTTCGCGCAGGCGATCCGCGAGGCGACGGGGCTCATCACCATCGCTGTCGGCCTGATCACGGAGCCGAAGCAGGCCGAGGAGATCGTGGCGAGCGGCAAGGCCGACATGGTCGCGCTCGCCCGCGCCATGCTCTACGATCCGCGCTGGGGCTGGCACGCGGCCGCCGAACTCGGTGGCGAGGTGTTCGCGCCGCCGCAATACTGGCGCTCGCAGCCCTCGACACAGAAGGCGCTGTTCGGCGCGACCACGTTCGGGACGAGGTAG
- a CDS encoding LLM class flavin-dependent oxidoreductase, with product MEIGYFTMPSHPPECGLKEGHDWDLQTLRWLDELGYQEAWIGEHHTAPWEPHPSPDLVLAQAFLQTKNIRLGPGGFLLPYHHPAELANRVAMLDHLSGGRLNFGVAASGLPSDWAMFNVDGMSGQNRDMTREALEIILKMWTEDAPWNYTGKFWTVNKPDTMFDFLKPHLKPLQAPHPPIGVAGLSKGSDTLKLAGERGYIPMSLNLNPAYVGSHWESVEVGAAKTGRKPKRSDWRLVREVFIADTDEEAWRLSVGDMMGRMMTEYFLPLLGHFGFKDYLKATPDIADSDVTAEYCARNNWIVGSPATVTEKIEKIYHEVGGFGTLLVFGFDYKHKPEAWYNSLRLLRHEVMPRLKHLDAGLTKAA from the coding sequence ATGGAAATCGGATATTTCACGATGCCGTCCCATCCGCCGGAGTGCGGATTGAAAGAGGGTCACGACTGGGACCTGCAGACGCTGCGCTGGCTCGATGAACTCGGCTATCAGGAAGCCTGGATCGGCGAGCACCACACCGCGCCCTGGGAACCGCATCCCTCGCCCGATCTCGTCCTCGCGCAGGCGTTCTTGCAGACCAAGAATATCCGTCTCGGCCCCGGCGGCTTCCTGCTGCCCTATCACCACCCGGCGGAACTGGCGAACCGCGTCGCGATGCTCGATCACCTCTCCGGCGGACGTCTCAACTTCGGCGTCGCGGCCTCGGGCCTGCCGAGCGACTGGGCGATGTTCAATGTCGACGGCATGTCCGGCCAGAACCGCGACATGACGCGGGAGGCGCTGGAGATCATCCTCAAAATGTGGACCGAGGACGCGCCCTGGAACTACACCGGCAAGTTCTGGACCGTGAACAAGCCGGACACGATGTTCGACTTCCTCAAGCCCCACCTCAAGCCGCTGCAGGCGCCGCATCCGCCGATCGGCGTCGCGGGCCTTTCCAAGGGCTCGGACACGCTCAAGCTCGCGGGCGAGCGCGGCTACATTCCGATGAGCCTCAACCTCAATCCCGCTTACGTCGGCAGCCACTGGGAATCCGTCGAGGTCGGTGCTGCGAAAACCGGACGCAAGCCGAAGCGCAGCGACTGGCGGCTGGTGCGCGAGGTCTTCATCGCCGATACCGACGAGGAGGCGTGGCGGCTTTCGGTCGGCGACATGATGGGCCGGATGATGACCGAATATTTCCTGCCGTTGCTCGGCCATTTCGGCTTCAAGGACTATCTCAAGGCCACGCCCGATATCGCCGACAGCGACGTCACCGCCGAATATTGCGCGCGCAACAACTGGATCGTGGGCTCGCCTGCGACGGTCACCGAGAAGATCGAGAAAATCTATCACGAGGTCGGCGGCTTCGGCACGCTGCTGGTGTTCGGCTTCGACTACAAGCACAAGCCGGAAGCGTGGTACAATTCGCTGCGCCTGCTGCGGCACGAAGTGATGCCGCGGCTGAAGCATCTCGACGCTGGGCTGACAAAGGCGGCGTGA
- a CDS encoding DUF2336 domain-containing protein, with product MLTRSIADEVEAAIQAGSAEKHLDALRQVTDLFLSADGYSGEQIELFGDVLERLIRTIELRALADVSARIALAEMSTQLASIKQAPKAVIRRLANNDEITIARPVLTESARLSAEDLIELAETKSEQHLLAISGRWWLTEIVTDALLKRHYPSVSRRLVSNPGARMSASGYAIVLKQAESDPDLAVETGIRVDLPVEQRRQLLQSATEAVRTRLLSRAPPHLFEEIRSAIAAASVGASREMSRTRDFSAARRFVAALSKHGKLNEPALLAFAKERKYAETVAALAELSASSIEVIRPVMQSLRDDGVLIPCRVAGLNWETVAAILDSRFAAGSMGRHELAKAREQYARLTVENARRLLKFWQVRAADAAKTK from the coding sequence ATGCTGACACGATCGATCGCCGACGAAGTCGAGGCGGCCATCCAGGCCGGTTCGGCGGAAAAACATCTGGACGCGCTGAGGCAGGTCACGGACCTGTTTCTGTCCGCCGACGGCTATTCCGGCGAACAGATCGAGCTGTTCGGCGACGTGCTGGAACGGCTGATCCGCACCATCGAGCTGCGCGCGCTGGCCGATGTCTCCGCGCGCATTGCGCTCGCCGAAATGAGCACGCAGCTCGCCTCCATCAAGCAGGCGCCGAAGGCGGTGATCCGCAGGCTCGCGAATAATGACGAGATCACGATCGCGCGTCCCGTGCTGACCGAATCGGCGCGGCTTTCCGCCGAGGATTTGATCGAACTCGCCGAGACCAAGAGCGAGCAGCATCTGCTCGCGATCTCCGGGCGCTGGTGGCTGACCGAGATCGTCACGGACGCGCTGCTGAAGCGGCATTATCCCTCCGTCAGCCGGCGGCTGGTGAGCAATCCCGGCGCGCGGATGTCAGCGTCCGGCTATGCCATCGTGCTGAAGCAGGCGGAAAGCGATCCGGATCTCGCGGTCGAGACCGGCATTCGCGTCGACCTGCCGGTCGAGCAGCGCCGGCAATTGCTGCAGAGCGCGACCGAGGCCGTGCGCACCCGGCTGTTGTCGCGCGCACCGCCGCATCTGTTCGAGGAAATCCGCAGCGCGATCGCGGCCGCCTCCGTCGGCGCCAGCCGCGAAATGTCGCGCACCCGCGATTTTTCCGCCGCCCGCCGCTTCGTCGCGGCACTTAGCAAACACGGCAAGCTCAACGAGCCGGCGCTGCTGGCGTTCGCGAAGGAGCGCAAATACGCCGAGACCGTCGCAGCACTCGCCGAACTGTCGGCGTCGAGCATCGAGGTGATCCGCCCGGTCATGCAGAGCCTGCGCGACGACGGCGTGCTGATCCCCTGCCGCGTCGCCGGATTAAACTGGGAAACGGTGGCCGCCATCCTCGACAGCCGCTTTGCCGCCGGCAGCATGGGCCGCCATGAACTGGCGAAAGCGAGAGAGCAATACGCCAGGCTGACGGTGGAGAACGCGCGGCGTTTGTTGAAATTCTGGCAAGTCCGCGCCGCGGATGCCGCAAAGACGAAGTGA
- a CDS encoding T6SS phospholipase effector Tle1-like catalytic domain-containing protein: MRNIIICCDGTGNEISENISNVLKLYRCLRKTEKTEPRQLVFYDPGVGTLERPDPWHKLKQDFNAILGLATGYGLDDNVLAAYSFLVHNYQAGDQIYLFGFSRGAYTVRVLAGLVHKIGLITPEQVNLAGSGLIAYKQFSSDVAPKLRAQFTSAIEAIAAEDTLPPNAFDNAAQFARITSTRWPTIRFVGVWDTVASVIVPRADRFYWPSLEELAFTIVNPSVQTFRQAISIDERRCMFRLKKWDAPQTYKHNRFNDAHAEPQDILQVWFAGVHADIGGGYPEKESGLSKYPLLWMIDEATKCGLTVNQATVNQLAWGVQRKGSPFSYVVPDIRGDLHISLKGAWWLLEYLPKRATYKEWPARRAHFGYYIPDGEPRFIPDGAVIHESALQRMDALPSYRPVNLPRSYEKFPMPVPPAHASAEEVGAE, translated from the coding sequence ATGCGCAACATCATCATCTGCTGCGACGGCACCGGCAACGAGATTTCCGAGAACATCTCCAACGTGCTCAAGCTCTATCGCTGCCTGCGCAAGACGGAGAAGACCGAGCCGCGGCAGCTGGTGTTTTACGATCCGGGGGTCGGCACGCTGGAGCGCCCGGACCCGTGGCACAAGCTGAAGCAGGATTTCAACGCCATCCTGGGGCTCGCCACCGGCTATGGGCTCGATGACAACGTGCTCGCGGCCTATTCCTTCCTGGTCCACAATTATCAGGCCGGCGACCAGATCTACCTGTTCGGCTTTTCCCGCGGCGCCTATACCGTGCGGGTGCTGGCGGGGCTGGTGCATAAAATCGGGCTGATCACGCCGGAGCAGGTCAATCTCGCAGGAAGCGGCCTGATCGCCTACAAGCAGTTCTCCTCCGACGTGGCGCCGAAGCTTCGGGCGCAGTTCACGTCGGCCATCGAGGCGATCGCCGCGGAAGACACGCTGCCGCCGAACGCCTTCGACAACGCCGCGCAATTCGCGCGCATCACCTCGACGCGCTGGCCCACCATCCGCTTCGTCGGCGTCTGGGATACGGTGGCGAGCGTGATCGTGCCGCGGGCCGACCGCTTCTATTGGCCGAGCCTGGAGGAGCTGGCGTTCACCATCGTGAACCCGAGCGTGCAGACGTTCCGGCAGGCGATCTCGATCGACGAGCGGCGCTGCATGTTCCGCCTGAAAAAGTGGGACGCCCCGCAAACCTACAAGCACAACCGCTTCAACGACGCCCATGCCGAGCCGCAGGATATCCTGCAGGTGTGGTTCGCCGGCGTGCATGCCGATATCGGCGGCGGCTATCCGGAAAAGGAAAGCGGGCTTTCCAAATATCCGCTGCTCTGGATGATCGACGAGGCAACCAAATGCGGGCTCACGGTGAACCAGGCCACGGTGAACCAGCTCGCCTGGGGCGTCCAGCGCAAGGGCAGTCCGTTCTCCTATGTCGTGCCCGATATCAGGGGCGACCTGCACATTTCGCTGAAGGGCGCGTGGTGGCTGCTCGAATATCTGCCGAAGCGCGCGACCTACAAGGAATGGCCGGCGCGAAGGGCGCATTTCGGCTATTACATTCCCGATGGCGAGCCGCGCTTCATTCCCGACGGCGCCGTGATCCACGAATCCGCGCTGCAGCGCATGGACGCGCTGCCGAGCTACCGCCCGGTGAATTTGCCGCGGAGTTACGAGAAATTCCCGATGCCCGTGCCGCCGGCGCATGCGAGCGCGGAGGAGGTTGGAGCGGAGTGA
- a CDS encoding ATP-dependent nuclease produces the protein MISEMLLKFGSAPGVPALATSVAPVTLFVGPNNSGKSKVLTEIERFSTQGLASTADVILDRLTFQPLLADEAQMAVADITVSPNQNETLTPGHIFLESVRGGRVHVETNQLLQTLQNPSSSTNIFAAWFLRHFILKLDGPGRVGLIGQQNAGDLQARPQNALQSLFKDEVKRKEVRRIVHEAFGSYFVIDPTNLGQLRIRLSPRPPVNDIEERNIHAEGVAFHSLATSIDVASDGVKAFIGIVMALIAGDPRVLLIDEPEAFLHPSLATKLGYEISRAAVDSNKRIFASTHSPQFVMGCIQSGAPINIVRLTYRAGVPTARVLPSAEILELMRNPLLRSTGVLNGLFYEHVIVTESDADRAFYQEINERLLRFRPEWGVPNCLFLNSQGKHTLQTIMRPLRKLGIPAAGIVDVDVLKDTGAQWSGVLDGANIPQTSRQSFAALRTAIKTAIDATSLNMKRDGGIAVLAGDPREAAESLFRQMAEYGLFVVPRGELESWLKELGAKGHGPPWLIDIFTRMGEEPTAPQYVRPTEGDVWEFIGRVKSWLFDQSRRGIPA, from the coding sequence ATGATCAGCGAAATGCTTTTGAAGTTTGGAAGCGCTCCCGGCGTACCTGCGTTAGCAACGTCAGTGGCTCCTGTGACGCTCTTCGTCGGGCCAAACAACTCAGGAAAAAGTAAGGTTCTGACGGAAATCGAGCGCTTCTCGACTCAAGGACTGGCGAGCACGGCTGACGTGATACTTGATAGGCTTACCTTTCAACCATTGCTAGCCGACGAAGCTCAAATGGCCGTAGCCGACATCACGGTCAGTCCAAATCAGAACGAGACACTGACCCCAGGTCATATTTTTCTAGAAAGCGTTCGAGGGGGTCGGGTGCATGTTGAAACCAATCAACTGCTTCAAACCCTTCAGAACCCATCCTCTAGTACGAATATCTTCGCTGCTTGGTTCCTCCGGCACTTCATCCTAAAGCTCGATGGGCCGGGCCGAGTGGGGCTCATCGGACAACAGAACGCGGGCGATTTACAAGCGCGACCTCAGAACGCCTTACAATCGTTATTTAAGGACGAAGTGAAGAGGAAAGAGGTCCGCCGCATCGTCCACGAGGCCTTTGGCTCATACTTTGTAATTGATCCAACGAACCTCGGGCAGCTCCGCATCCGACTATCGCCGCGGCCGCCTGTGAACGACATAGAAGAGCGGAATATTCACGCTGAAGGCGTAGCTTTCCATTCGTTAGCAACTTCGATTGACGTCGCTAGTGACGGCGTCAAGGCGTTTATTGGTATTGTAATGGCATTGATCGCCGGTGATCCGCGCGTTCTGCTCATCGATGAGCCGGAAGCTTTTCTCCATCCTTCACTTGCTACGAAGCTCGGCTATGAAATCTCACGCGCAGCCGTGGACTCAAATAAACGCATCTTTGCGTCTACGCACAGTCCACAGTTTGTCATGGGGTGCATTCAATCGGGAGCGCCAATAAACATAGTGCGGCTCACCTATCGTGCTGGCGTGCCCACAGCTCGAGTTTTACCCAGTGCAGAAATTTTGGAGCTAATGCGAAACCCTCTGCTGCGGTCAACAGGTGTCTTGAATGGTCTTTTCTATGAGCATGTCATTGTCACGGAATCTGATGCTGACCGCGCGTTCTATCAGGAGATCAACGAACGTCTGCTGCGTTTTAGACCAGAGTGGGGTGTCCCAAATTGCCTTTTCTTGAACTCGCAGGGCAAACACACGTTACAGACCATCATGCGCCCCCTTCGCAAGCTGGGCATTCCGGCTGCCGGTATAGTTGATGTCGATGTATTGAAGGACACCGGGGCGCAATGGTCTGGCGTATTGGATGGAGCAAATATTCCTCAGACTTCGAGACAATCGTTTGCCGCTCTCCGAACTGCGATTAAGACAGCAATCGATGCAACCAGCTTAAATATGAAAAGGGATGGAGGAATCGCTGTTTTAGCCGGCGACCCCCGCGAGGCCGCTGAAAGTCTTTTTAGGCAAATGGCCGAATATGGACTGTTTGTTGTGCCTCGGGGCGAGTTGGAATCATGGCTTAAGGAATTGGGGGCCAAGGGTCACGGACCACCGTGGCTGATAGATATTTTCACTCGGATGGGCGAGGAACCTACCGCGCCCCAGTATGTGCGGCCTACTGAGGGCGACGTTTGGGAGTTCATCGGAAGGGTAAAGTCTTGGCTCTTTGATCAAAGCCGAAGAGGGATTCCGGCATAG
- a CDS encoding DUF1902 domain-containing protein — translation MSKPVIFAISATWDDDASVWSGHCDDIPAAADAATLDELLAKISAMAFDLLPDNHPDVDPASMSFQITALRQAGLPKAF, via the coding sequence ATGTCGAAGCCGGTCATTTTTGCCATTTCCGCGACGTGGGACGATGACGCTTCGGTCTGGAGCGGGCATTGCGACGACATTCCGGCCGCGGCCGACGCAGCCACGCTCGACGAGTTGCTGGCGAAGATATCGGCGATGGCGTTCGACCTGCTGCCCGACAATCATCCGGACGTTGATCCTGCGTCGATGTCATTCCAGATCACCGCGCTGCGTCAGGCAGGACTGCCGAAGGCGTTTTGA
- the rpmB gene encoding 50S ribosomal protein L28 produces the protein MSRRCELTAKGPQVGHKVSHSNIKTKRRFLPNLTNVTFISDALGRNVRLRVSTNALKSVDHNGGLDAYLLKAKVDVLSPRALDLKRAIEKKIGKPAFVKKAS, from the coding sequence ATGTCCCGGCGCTGCGAACTGACGGCCAAGGGCCCCCAGGTGGGCCACAAGGTGAGCCACTCGAACATCAAGACCAAGCGGCGCTTCCTGCCGAACCTGACCAACGTCACCTTCATCTCGGACGCGCTCGGCCGCAACGTGCGCCTGCGCGTCTCGACAAACGCGCTCAAGAGCGTCGACCACAATGGCGGCCTCGACGCCTACCTCCTCAAGGCCAAGGTCGACGTCCTCTCCCCCCGCGCGCTCGACCTGAAGCGCGCCATCGAGAAGAAGATCGGCAAGCCCGCGTTCGTGAAGAAGGCGAGCTGA
- a CDS encoding DUF3108 domain-containing protein produces MNNSSRRSRDLQELTSRKTPPPLARLALGLGAAACLWLAPQGASAQGRLDAQYEATLAGIPVGKGTWTIEVGDDMFAATAKGGTAGLLKAFSGGSGSGASVGRIVNGAMVPSSYTATTTTQKKSETIRLSLVGGGVKEFSIDPAPPVDPDRVVVTEAHRKGVLDPMTGSMVRVPGNGEVMTPDACRTGTGIFDGRMRYDLKLDYKRMETVKAERGYHGPAIVCAIYFTPVAGYIPDRPVIKYLATERKMEVTLVPITGTRVLVPFRMTIPTPFGLAMLEATSFVTTATPPRVAKTN; encoded by the coding sequence ATGAACAATAGCTCGCGCCGATCCCGGGACCTGCAGGAATTGACCAGCCGCAAAACCCCTCCACCCCTCGCCAGGCTCGCGCTCGGCCTCGGCGCCGCCGCGTGCCTCTGGCTGGCGCCGCAAGGCGCTTCGGCGCAGGGCCGGCTGGATGCGCAATATGAGGCGACGCTGGCGGGGATTCCCGTCGGCAAGGGCACCTGGACCATCGAAGTCGGCGACGACATGTTTGCCGCCACCGCCAAGGGCGGCACCGCCGGGCTTTTGAAGGCGTTTTCCGGCGGCAGCGGCTCCGGCGCCAGCGTCGGCCGGATCGTCAATGGCGCAATGGTCCCCAGCTCCTATACCGCGACCACCACCACGCAGAAGAAATCCGAAACCATCCGCCTGTCGCTGGTGGGCGGCGGTGTGAAGGAATTTTCGATCGACCCGGCGCCGCCGGTCGATCCGGACCGCGTTGTCGTCACCGAGGCACACCGCAAGGGCGTGCTCGATCCCATGACCGGCTCGATGGTGCGGGTGCCAGGGAATGGCGAGGTGATGACGCCGGATGCCTGCCGCACCGGCACCGGCATTTTCGACGGGCGCATGCGCTACGACCTCAAGCTCGATTACAAGCGGATGGAAACGGTCAAGGCGGAGCGCGGCTATCACGGGCCGGCGATCGTCTGCGCGATCTATTTTACGCCGGTTGCGGGCTACATCCCCGATCGGCCCGTGATCAAATACCTCGCCACCGAGCGGAAGATGGAAGTCACGCTGGTGCCGATCACGGGAACCCGGGTCCTGGTTCCCTTCCGCATGACCATCCCGACGCCGTTTGGCCTGGCGATGCTGGAAGCGACGTCGTTTGTCACGACGGCGACGCCGCCGAGGGTAGCGAAGACGAATTGA